A genome region from Nocardiopsis exhalans includes the following:
- a CDS encoding carbohydrate ABC transporter permease — translation MRTSATERPGFVWVAPALLFFGLFGLAPVVVVGYLSFTSWSGLGSPQWVGLANWSALPGDGQVRGGLVITLTLTALCWATQTPLALAFGVWSAGHQRVRAVVSAVFFLPLLLSTAAIALVWKALLDPNFGVPAQVREWFGLSHSNVLGHPTLALYAIVFIVLWQFLPFHMLLYQAAARQVPRSLYEAAELDGASGFQRFLRITVPQLRHTIIASSVLMLVGSMTYFETVLLLTAGGPGNATRILPLHMYNQGFVAFEMGYASAIAVLLVVLGTGLSLLVVRVTGYSRMTSQREGM, via the coding sequence GTGAGGACCTCCGCCACGGAGCGGCCCGGCTTCGTCTGGGTCGCTCCGGCACTACTGTTCTTCGGCCTCTTCGGGCTGGCACCCGTGGTCGTCGTCGGCTACCTGAGCTTCACCTCGTGGAGCGGGCTGGGCAGCCCCCAGTGGGTGGGGCTGGCCAACTGGTCGGCGCTCCCGGGCGACGGCCAGGTGCGCGGCGGTCTCGTCATCACCCTGACCCTGACCGCTCTGTGCTGGGCGACCCAGACCCCTCTCGCCCTGGCCTTCGGGGTCTGGTCAGCAGGTCATCAGCGCGTGCGGGCGGTGGTCAGCGCGGTCTTCTTCCTGCCGCTGTTGCTGTCCACCGCCGCCATCGCCCTGGTGTGGAAGGCTCTGCTCGATCCGAACTTCGGGGTCCCCGCACAGGTCAGGGAGTGGTTCGGGCTCAGCCACAGCAACGTGCTCGGCCACCCGACGCTGGCGCTGTACGCGATCGTGTTCATCGTGCTGTGGCAGTTCCTGCCCTTCCACATGCTCCTCTACCAGGCGGCCGCGAGGCAGGTTCCCCGCTCCCTCTACGAGGCCGCCGAACTCGACGGGGCCTCGGGGTTCCAGCGCTTCCTGCGCATCACCGTCCCTCAGCTCCGCCACACGATCATCGCGTCATCGGTGCTGATGCTGGTCGGGTCCATGACCTACTTCGAAACCGTCCTGCTGCTGACCGCCGGCGGCCCGGGCAACGCCACCCGCATCCTGCCCCTGCACATGTACAACCAGGGCTTCGTCGCCTTCGAGATGGGCTACGCGAGCGCCATCGCGGTGCTGCTGGTGGTCCTGGGAACCGGGTTGTCGCTGCTGGTGGTACGGGTGACCGGTTACTCGCGCATGACCAGCCAGAGAGAGGGGATGTGA
- a CDS encoding carbohydrate ABC transporter permease: MATATRHRTPPEAPRNGRTGRRVRTRNTRRPAYGAGIGAALWLLVVCVPLYYLVATSLRGPGDYMSQGPLSLPQSLTLDNYRNVFEVGFLGFLANSLIVAFGAILLVLLVAVPAAFAIVRSRSRAVRVSFLLFLLGLAVPAQAVIIPIYLIITRLHLYDSLPAIILPTAAFTLPISIIVLTSSLRDVPGELYEAMALDGAATWQVFLRLVLPLSRPGVVTVAIFVGLNAWNNFIFPLVLTQSASNRVLPLGLWAFQTQYGTDVPGLMAAVVLSTIPILALYLFGRRHLLSGLAAGFGK; encoded by the coding sequence ATGGCCACCGCAACACGGCACAGGACACCTCCCGAAGCACCGCGGAACGGGCGCACCGGCAGACGGGTCAGGACACGTAACACCAGGCGTCCGGCCTACGGTGCCGGCATCGGCGCCGCCCTGTGGCTGCTGGTCGTGTGCGTGCCCCTGTACTACCTGGTCGCCACGAGCCTGCGCGGCCCGGGCGACTACATGTCGCAGGGCCCGCTGTCACTGCCCCAGTCCCTCACTCTGGACAACTACCGCAACGTCTTCGAGGTCGGGTTCCTCGGCTTCCTGGCCAACAGCCTGATCGTGGCGTTCGGCGCGATCCTGCTGGTCCTGCTGGTGGCGGTACCCGCGGCGTTCGCGATCGTGCGCAGCCGCAGCCGCGCGGTCCGGGTCAGCTTCCTGCTGTTCCTGCTGGGACTGGCGGTACCGGCGCAGGCGGTGATCATCCCGATCTACCTCATCATCACCCGCCTGCACCTGTACGACAGCCTGCCCGCGATCATCCTGCCCACCGCGGCGTTCACGCTGCCGATCTCCATCATCGTGCTCACCAGCTCGCTGCGGGACGTGCCCGGGGAACTGTACGAGGCGATGGCTCTGGACGGGGCCGCCACCTGGCAGGTGTTCCTGCGGCTGGTGCTGCCGCTGTCGCGCCCCGGTGTGGTGACGGTGGCGATCTTCGTCGGCCTCAACGCCTGGAACAACTTCATCTTCCCGCTGGTGCTCACCCAGAGCGCGTCCAACCGGGTCCTGCCGCTCGGGTTGTGGGCGTTCCAGACCCAGTACGGAACCGACGTGCCGGGGCTGATGGCCGCGGTCGTGCTGTCCACCATCCCGATCCTGGCCCTGTACCTGTTCGGGCGCAGGCACCTGCTGAGCGGGCTGGCGGCCGGTTTCGGCAAGTAG
- a CDS encoding glycoside hydrolase family 43 protein yields the protein MTTAPATGSRTGTLTNPVLPGFHPDPSILRVGEDYYLATSTFEWSPGVLLHHSRDLVHWRPLGGVLSEDRLLDLTGHRDGAGVWAPCLSYKDGTFHLIFTDVENYAEGFWDTPNYVTTAPSIEGPWSDPAPIHAKGFDPSLFHDEDGRSWVLSSLMDWRPGRHDFAGIVLQELDTEWMRLLGEPKVIFEGTSVRVTEAPHLYRENGWYYLVTAEGGTQWDHQVTVARSREVTGPYEADPAGPTLSSREHPSLPLQKAGHGSLVSTPGGEWFLAHLTSRPLTERGRCVRGRETALQRVEWVDGWPRIEGGVPRVRVDGPDLEPHPWPEVPARDDFDAPLLRPEWSTLRRHVDEEWVSLTERPGHLRVQGGQSPSGTRKPSLVARRVQHERCSLETVMEFSTDTFQRMAGLTAYYNMRQWHYLRVGFDERDGLFAGVLSSDRGRVREAGDRVDVGGWERFHLRAEIDGAELRFALSPDGREWTPVGGVLDASILSDDYAEERSADGETATLWGFTGAFLGLWVHDLTGTGCHADFDFATYQGSDD from the coding sequence ATGACGACCGCTCCCGCCACCGGCAGCCGTACCGGAACCCTCACCAATCCGGTCCTGCCCGGCTTCCACCCCGACCCGTCGATCCTGCGGGTCGGCGAGGACTACTACCTGGCGACCTCGACCTTCGAGTGGAGCCCGGGAGTGCTGCTCCACCACTCCCGGGACCTGGTGCACTGGCGCCCGCTCGGCGGGGTCCTGTCCGAGGACCGGCTGCTGGACCTGACCGGACACCGCGACGGCGCGGGCGTGTGGGCGCCCTGTCTGTCCTACAAGGACGGGACCTTCCATCTGATCTTCACCGACGTGGAGAACTACGCCGAGGGTTTTTGGGACACGCCCAACTACGTGACCACCGCCCCCTCGATCGAGGGCCCCTGGAGCGACCCCGCGCCGATCCACGCCAAGGGGTTCGACCCCTCCCTGTTCCACGACGAGGACGGCCGGAGCTGGGTGCTCAGCAGCCTGATGGACTGGCGGCCGGGGCGCCACGACTTCGCGGGGATCGTGCTCCAGGAGCTGGACACCGAGTGGATGCGCCTCCTGGGCGAGCCGAAGGTGATCTTCGAGGGCACGTCGGTGCGGGTCACCGAGGCTCCGCACCTGTACCGCGAGAACGGCTGGTACTACCTGGTGACGGCCGAGGGCGGGACCCAGTGGGACCACCAGGTGACGGTCGCCCGGTCCAGGGAGGTCACCGGCCCCTACGAGGCGGACCCGGCCGGACCCACGCTGTCCTCGCGCGAGCACCCGTCCCTGCCCCTGCAGAAGGCCGGGCACGGAAGCCTGGTCAGCACCCCCGGCGGCGAGTGGTTCCTGGCCCACCTGACCTCGCGCCCGCTCACCGAACGCGGTCGTTGTGTGCGCGGGCGCGAGACGGCCCTGCAACGGGTGGAGTGGGTGGACGGCTGGCCCCGGATCGAGGGCGGGGTCCCGCGGGTGCGGGTCGACGGCCCCGACCTGGAACCGCATCCCTGGCCGGAGGTCCCCGCCCGCGACGACTTCGACGCCCCGCTGCTGCGCCCGGAGTGGAGCACGCTGCGGCGCCACGTGGACGAGGAGTGGGTCTCGTTGACCGAACGCCCCGGCCACCTGCGCGTCCAGGGCGGTCAGTCCCCCTCCGGAACCCGCAAGCCGAGCCTGGTGGCCCGCCGGGTGCAGCACGAACGGTGCTCGCTGGAGACGGTGATGGAGTTCTCCACCGACACCTTCCAGCGGATGGCGGGCCTGACCGCGTACTACAACATGCGGCAGTGGCACTACCTGCGGGTGGGCTTCGACGAGCGGGACGGGCTGTTCGCGGGTGTGCTCAGCTCCGACCGCGGCCGGGTGCGCGAGGCGGGCGACCGGGTGGACGTTGGAGGGTGGGAGCGCTTTCACCTGCGCGCGGAGATCGACGGGGCGGAACTGAGGTTCGCCCTGTCCCCGGACGGCCGGGAGTGGACCCCCGTGGGCGGGGTGCTGGACGCGAGCATCCTGTCCGACGACTACGCCGAGGAACGCTCGGCCGACGGTGAGACGGCGACCCTGTGGGGTTTCACCGGCGCCTTCCTGGGGTTGTGGGTTCACGACCTGACCGGCACGGGCTGTCACGCGGACTTCGACTTCGCTACCTATCAGGGCTCCGACGACTGA
- a CDS encoding LysE/ArgO family amino acid transporter — MNETLLPALMGLGTGLALIMAIGAQNAYLLRLGIDGRPATVLAVVLVCAVSDALLITAGVVGIGGLLEALPTAMVVIRLLGAGFLVVYGLFAAYRALRPGRAEVLVPAESSSETGDTRTDASPATHPATDSDAASTGLATAVSADTSVASREHTGLRAAVLTACALTWLNPHVYLDTVLFLGSVANQQVGEARWWWAGGAVTGSFLWFFALGFGARLLRPVFARPGAWRVLDGVIAVIMLTLGIRLALGA, encoded by the coding sequence GTGAACGAAACTCTTCTCCCCGCGCTGATGGGTCTGGGTACCGGTCTGGCGCTCATCATGGCCATCGGCGCGCAGAACGCCTACCTGCTCCGGCTCGGTATCGACGGCAGACCGGCCACGGTCCTCGCGGTGGTGCTGGTCTGCGCCGTGTCGGACGCGCTGCTCATCACCGCCGGTGTCGTGGGCATCGGCGGCCTGCTCGAAGCCCTGCCCACGGCGATGGTGGTCATCCGCCTGCTCGGCGCGGGCTTCCTCGTGGTGTACGGGCTGTTCGCCGCCTACCGGGCGTTGCGCCCGGGGCGCGCGGAGGTCCTGGTGCCCGCGGAGAGCTCATCCGAGACGGGGGACACCCGCACGGACGCCAGCCCCGCGACTCACCCGGCCACCGATTCGGACGCGGCCTCCACCGGCTTGGCAACCGCTGTCAGCGCCGACACCTCCGTCGCCTCCCGCGAGCACACCGGCCTCAGAGCGGCGGTCCTCACCGCCTGCGCCCTCACCTGGCTCAACCCGCACGTCTACCTGGACACCGTGCTCTTCCTCGGGTCGGTCGCCAACCAGCAGGTCGGTGAAGCCCGCTGGTGGTGGGCAGGCGGCGCCGTGACCGGGAGTTTCCTGTGGTTCTTCGCCCTGGGGTTCGGCGCGCGCCTGCTTCGCCCGGTCTTCGCCCGGCCCGGGGCCTGGCGGGTGCTGGACGGGGTCATCGCGGTCATCATGCTCACCCTGGGCATCCGTCTCGCCCTCGGCGCCTGA
- a CDS encoding LysR family transcriptional regulator ArgP — translation MPFQFDHLRTLTALIDEGTFEAAARRLHVTASAVSQRVRAMEQTAGKVLVQRTNPVVPTEAGDAVLRYARQVLLLDQDVLCALQATGREGGWARVPLAVNADSLSTWFLEAISELPPELEAAFEIHRDDEEHTTSLLRSGAVMAAVTSTPEAVQGCSVEGLGIMRYHAVCSPAFAERYGSGDPELLLDAPVVNFDRKDDLQDRFLRDLAGSPSRGPRHYIPASADFARTVLLGFGWGVVPEHQCSRDLESGRLIALAPGRPVEVRLYWQRWNLRSPLLDEVTECVRAGAATRLHPL, via the coding sequence ATGCCCTTCCAGTTCGACCACCTGCGTACCCTGACGGCCCTGATCGACGAGGGCACCTTCGAGGCGGCCGCCCGCCGCCTGCACGTGACCGCCTCGGCGGTGTCGCAGCGGGTGCGGGCGATGGAGCAGACCGCCGGCAAGGTACTGGTCCAGCGCACCAACCCGGTGGTGCCCACCGAGGCCGGCGACGCGGTGCTGCGTTACGCCCGGCAGGTGCTCCTGCTGGACCAGGACGTGCTCTGCGCACTCCAGGCCACGGGGCGCGAGGGCGGCTGGGCCCGGGTACCTCTCGCAGTGAACGCCGACAGCCTGTCCACCTGGTTTCTGGAAGCGATCTCCGAGCTCCCTCCGGAGCTGGAGGCCGCCTTCGAGATCCACCGCGACGACGAGGAGCACACCACGAGCCTGCTGCGCTCGGGGGCGGTGATGGCGGCGGTGACCTCCACCCCGGAGGCCGTCCAGGGCTGCTCCGTGGAAGGGCTGGGGATCATGCGTTACCACGCGGTGTGCAGCCCGGCCTTCGCCGAGCGGTACGGCAGCGGCGACCCCGAACTCCTCCTGGACGCGCCGGTGGTGAACTTCGACCGCAAGGACGACCTCCAGGACCGCTTCCTGCGCGACCTGGCCGGAAGCCCCTCCCGAGGACCCCGGCACTACATCCCGGCCTCGGCGGACTTCGCCCGCACCGTGCTGCTGGGGTTCGGCTGGGGCGTGGTCCCCGAGCACCAGTGCTCCCGGGACCTGGAGTCGGGTCGCCTGATCGCGCTGGCCCCCGGACGCCCCGTGGAGGTCCGACTGTACTGGCAGCGCTGGAACCTGAGGTCACCGCTGCTGGACGAGGTCACCGAGTGCGTCCGCGCCGGAGCCGCCACCCGCCTGCACCCGCTGTAG
- a CDS encoding TIGR03620 family F420-dependent LLM class oxidoreductase has translation MGLDATPVDLGRYGVWLRHQDLDEDVAAEVERLGFGTLWLGGSPSADLEPVATALAATSRLAVATGIVNIWAESAEEAAEAYGRLESAYPGRFLLGIGAGHREVDGPEAVTPLRGMRDYLDVLDRGGVPADRRVLAALGPRMLELSAERAAGAHPYLVNPAHTRMARGVLGDGPLLAPEHKLVLGADPEVTRRQAREGMSFYLGIHNYAANLERLGFSEADLADGGSDALIDDLVARGGPEEAAALLRTHLDAGADHVVAQPLPGECGLLGSLARLAPALIT, from the coding sequence ATGGGTCTGGACGCGACACCGGTCGACCTGGGCAGGTACGGCGTGTGGCTCCGTCACCAGGACCTCGACGAGGACGTGGCCGCCGAAGTGGAGCGTCTGGGCTTTGGCACGCTGTGGCTCGGCGGGTCACCCTCAGCCGATCTGGAACCGGTGGCCACGGCTCTGGCTGCGACGTCGCGGCTGGCGGTGGCCACCGGGATCGTCAACATCTGGGCCGAGTCCGCCGAGGAGGCCGCCGAAGCCTACGGCCGCCTGGAGTCGGCCTACCCGGGGCGTTTCCTGCTGGGGATCGGGGCCGGGCACCGGGAGGTCGACGGCCCGGAGGCGGTCACACCACTGCGGGGGATGCGGGACTACCTGGACGTGCTGGACCGCGGAGGTGTACCGGCCGACCGGCGGGTGCTGGCAGCGCTGGGGCCGAGGATGCTGGAGCTGAGTGCAGAGCGCGCCGCCGGTGCCCACCCCTACCTGGTCAACCCCGCCCACACCCGGATGGCTCGCGGTGTGCTCGGGGACGGGCCCCTGTTGGCGCCGGAGCACAAGCTGGTGTTGGGCGCCGACCCCGAGGTGACCCGTCGGCAGGCCCGGGAGGGGATGTCCTTCTACCTGGGGATACACAACTACGCGGCCAATCTGGAGAGGTTGGGGTTCAGCGAGGCGGACCTCGCCGACGGCGGTAGTGACGCGCTGATCGACGACCTGGTGGCGCGGGGCGGCCCGGAGGAGGCCGCGGCCTTGCTGCGGACCCACCTGGACGCGGGAGCCGACCACGTGGTGGCCCAGCCGCTGCCCGGGGAGTGCGGTCTGCTCGGGAGCCTGGCCCGGCTGGCCCCGGCGCTGATCACCTGA
- a CDS encoding AMP-dependent synthetase/ligase has product MTSVPGTADDPTNRTLPELFLRNAREHPDLPALSWREPGTTDWTTLTWSQAHDTVAALTEGYAALGVRPGDHVLLMMGNRPEHWLSDMALVHAGAVPTTVYSTAAPEQISYICRHSRARLAVVEDADVASHWEKLLDDPRTPLETLVVVDQPDPGRGHTPYTGLADTVPAGAFERWHDLTPDRLVTVVYTSGTTGDPKGAAITHRQVLAQATSLDAAVELPDHPSHVCYLPLAHIAERLLTLYLPLFRASHVWMCADPAALAGVLPEVRPPHFVGVPRVWEKLATAVRASLAALPEEIATVIDSAREVATEYNGYLERGEEVPAELQERYRGVRESVLTPLLARLGLDRVVLPSSASAPMPVDVLRFWSSLGINIMDVWGLTESVGVATLNNPAPGRHRLGSVGRPVDGVQMRVAEDGEVFLRGPSMFRGYLRADGSVAAAVDEDGWFPTGDVGRVDDDGFLWITDRKKEIIVTSGGKNVSPALVENTLKEHPLVGQALAHGDNRPFLVALLVLDPEMTPLWARERGIDAEGADLSTHPEVLAEVERAVAAANARLSRPEQVKRHRVLSGEWGPDTGELTPSLKLRRRVVVNRYTKDLEALYQD; this is encoded by the coding sequence ATGACCTCCGTTCCCGGCACCGCGGACGACCCCACGAACCGCACCCTTCCCGAACTGTTCCTGCGCAACGCGCGGGAGCACCCCGATCTGCCCGCCCTGTCCTGGCGCGAACCGGGCACCACCGACTGGACCACCCTCACCTGGTCCCAGGCCCACGACACCGTCGCCGCACTCACCGAGGGCTACGCCGCGCTCGGCGTCCGCCCCGGCGACCACGTCCTGCTCATGATGGGCAACCGGCCCGAGCACTGGCTCTCCGACATGGCCCTGGTCCATGCCGGAGCCGTCCCCACCACCGTCTACTCCACCGCCGCCCCCGAACAGATCAGCTACATCTGCCGGCACAGCCGCGCACGCCTGGCCGTGGTGGAGGACGCCGACGTGGCGTCCCACTGGGAGAAGCTCCTCGACGACCCCCGGACCCCCCTCGAAACCCTCGTGGTCGTGGACCAGCCCGACCCCGGACGCGGCCACACCCCCTACACGGGTCTCGCCGACACCGTGCCCGCCGGGGCCTTCGAGCGCTGGCACGATCTCACTCCCGACCGCCTCGTCACCGTCGTCTACACCTCGGGAACCACCGGCGACCCCAAGGGCGCTGCCATCACCCATCGCCAGGTCCTGGCCCAGGCCACCTCCCTCGACGCCGCCGTGGAGCTGCCCGACCACCCCAGCCACGTCTGCTACCTCCCGCTGGCCCACATCGCCGAACGCCTGCTCACCCTCTACCTGCCGCTGTTCCGCGCCTCGCACGTGTGGATGTGCGCCGACCCCGCCGCCCTGGCCGGGGTCCTGCCCGAGGTCAGGCCCCCGCACTTCGTCGGGGTGCCGCGCGTGTGGGAGAAACTCGCCACGGCCGTGCGCGCCTCCCTCGCGGCCCTGCCCGAGGAGATCGCCACCGTCATCGACTCCGCCCGAGAGGTCGCCACCGAGTACAACGGGTACCTCGAACGCGGCGAGGAGGTCCCCGCCGAACTCCAGGAGCGCTACCGGGGCGTCCGGGAGTCCGTGCTCACCCCGCTGCTGGCACGGCTGGGCCTGGACCGGGTGGTCCTGCCCTCCAGCGCCTCCGCGCCCATGCCCGTGGACGTACTGCGCTTCTGGTCCTCCCTGGGCATCAACATCATGGACGTGTGGGGCCTCACCGAGTCCGTGGGCGTGGCCACCCTCAACAACCCCGCCCCGGGCCGCCACCGCCTGGGTTCGGTGGGCCGTCCCGTCGACGGGGTCCAGATGCGGGTGGCCGAGGACGGCGAGGTGTTCCTGCGCGGCCCCTCGATGTTCCGGGGCTACCTCCGGGCGGACGGCTCCGTTGCCGCGGCCGTGGACGAGGACGGCTGGTTCCCCACCGGTGACGTGGGCCGGGTCGACGACGACGGCTTCCTGTGGATCACCGACCGCAAGAAGGAGATCATCGTGACCTCGGGCGGCAAGAACGTCTCGCCCGCGCTGGTGGAGAACACCCTCAAGGAACACCCGCTGGTCGGCCAGGCCCTCGCGCACGGCGACAACCGGCCCTTCCTGGTGGCGCTACTGGTCCTGGACCCCGAGATGACGCCGCTGTGGGCCCGCGAACGGGGCATCGACGCCGAGGGCGCCGACCTGTCCACCCACCCCGAGGTGCTCGCGGAGGTCGAGCGCGCGGTGGCGGCGGCCAACGCCCGGCTCAGCCGACCCGAACAGGTCAAACGCCACCGGGTCCTGTCCGGTGAGTGGGGCCCTGACACCGGGGAGCTGACCCCCTCGCTCAAACTCCGCCGCCGTGTGGTCGTGAACCGCTACACCAAGGACCTGGAAGCGCTCTACCAGGACTGA
- a CDS encoding acyl-CoA dehydrogenase family protein encodes MPDFSLQLPEEISDVRDWTHGFAKDVIRPAGAEWDEREETPWPIIQEAAKIGLYSLDFFATQAFEESGLGMAVAIEELFWGDSGIGLSIMGTGLAAASLSKTGTPEQIGEWAPQMFGTADDVKLAAFCASEPDAGSDVSAIRTRAVYDQAKDEWVLNGVKTWATNGGIANVHVVIASVDPELGSRGQASFIIPPNTPGLSQGQKFLKHGIRASHTAEVVLEDVRVPGSCLLGGKEKFDERLARAREGKRSKGQAAMKTFEATRPTVGAMAVGCARAAYEYARDYSVQREQFGKPIGDNQGVAFLLAEMATRIDAARLLVWRAAWMARNGKDFTNAEGSMSKLYASETATFVTQNALRVLGGNGYTREYPVERWHRDATIYTIFEGASEIQKLIIGRTVTGLPVR; translated from the coding sequence ATGCCCGACTTCTCCCTCCAGCTCCCCGAAGAGATCAGCGACGTCCGGGACTGGACCCACGGGTTCGCCAAGGACGTCATCCGCCCCGCGGGCGCCGAGTGGGACGAGCGCGAGGAGACCCCCTGGCCGATCATCCAGGAGGCCGCCAAGATCGGCCTGTACTCCCTGGACTTCTTCGCCACCCAGGCCTTCGAGGAGAGCGGCCTGGGCATGGCGGTGGCGATCGAGGAACTGTTCTGGGGCGACTCCGGCATCGGCCTGTCCATCATGGGCACCGGCCTGGCCGCCGCCTCCCTGAGCAAGACCGGCACCCCCGAGCAGATCGGCGAGTGGGCCCCGCAGATGTTCGGCACCGCCGACGACGTCAAGCTCGCCGCCTTCTGCGCCTCCGAGCCCGACGCCGGTTCCGACGTCTCCGCCATCAGGACCCGCGCCGTCTACGACCAGGCCAAGGACGAGTGGGTGCTCAACGGCGTCAAGACCTGGGCCACCAACGGCGGTATCGCGAACGTGCACGTGGTGATCGCCTCGGTCGACCCCGAGCTGGGATCGCGGGGCCAGGCCTCCTTCATCATCCCGCCGAACACCCCCGGCCTGTCCCAGGGCCAGAAGTTCCTCAAACACGGCATCCGCGCCTCGCACACCGCCGAGGTCGTCCTCGAGGACGTGCGCGTGCCCGGCTCCTGCCTGCTGGGCGGCAAGGAGAAGTTCGACGAGCGCCTCGCCCGCGCCCGCGAGGGCAAGCGCTCCAAGGGCCAGGCCGCCATGAAGACCTTCGAGGCCACCCGGCCGACCGTGGGCGCCATGGCCGTGGGCTGTGCCCGCGCCGCCTATGAGTACGCCCGCGACTACTCGGTCCAGCGCGAGCAGTTCGGCAAGCCCATCGGCGACAACCAGGGCGTGGCCTTCCTCCTGGCGGAGATGGCGACCAGGATCGACGCCGCCCGCCTGCTGGTCTGGCGCGCCGCCTGGATGGCCCGCAACGGCAAGGACTTCACCAACGCCGAGGGCTCCATGAGCAAGCTCTACGCCTCGGAGACCGCCACCTTCGTCACCCAGAACGCCCTGCGCGTCCTGGGCGGCAACGGCTACACCCGCGAGTACCCCGTGGAGCGCTGGCACCGCGACGCCACCATCTACACGATCTTCGAGGGCGCCAGCGAGATCCAGAAGCTCATCATCGGCCGCACCGTCACCGGCCTGCCGGTCCGCTGA
- a CDS encoding class I SAM-dependent methyltransferase: MYSDDDLAALSDALNTWAPCDDFYLSRVMAAEAVLDVGCGTGMILHRAREQGHGGRLCGIDPAPPSLRRARRRQDVEWVEGKAVDIARQRGWQGGFDLAFMASNAFQVFVTDDELRDSLAAIRTALKPGGWFVFGTRNPQARAWESWTPENAAEMVDHDGRELRVEHRIESVADGVVTMTETTATRDGRPLRVDRGVLRFTSAGEIDRFLGGAGFETAERYGDWQRGPFTDASGEIITVARAV, encoded by the coding sequence ATGTACTCGGATGACGATCTCGCCGCGCTCTCCGACGCCCTCAACACCTGGGCGCCCTGTGACGACTTCTACCTGTCCCGCGTCATGGCCGCCGAAGCCGTGCTGGACGTGGGGTGCGGGACCGGGATGATCCTGCACCGGGCCCGGGAACAGGGGCACGGTGGCAGGCTCTGCGGGATCGACCCCGCCCCGCCCTCGCTGCGGCGGGCGCGCAGGCGCCAGGACGTGGAGTGGGTGGAGGGCAAGGCGGTCGACATCGCCCGGCAGCGTGGGTGGCAGGGCGGGTTCGATCTCGCGTTCATGGCCAGTAACGCCTTCCAGGTGTTCGTCACCGACGACGAGCTGAGGGACTCCCTGGCGGCGATCCGCACGGCGCTCAAGCCTGGCGGGTGGTTCGTGTTCGGTACCCGTAACCCGCAAGCGCGGGCCTGGGAGAGCTGGACACCGGAGAACGCCGCCGAGATGGTGGACCACGACGGCAGGGAACTGCGAGTGGAGCACCGGATCGAGTCGGTGGCGGACGGCGTGGTCACGATGACCGAGACCACCGCCACCCGCGACGGCCGACCGCTGCGGGTGGACCGGGGCGTGCTGCGGTTCACCTCGGCCGGGGAGATCGACCGGTTCCTGGGCGGGGCCGGGTTCGAGACCGCCGAACGCTACGGGGACTGGCAACGGGGACCGTTCACCGACGCGAGCGGCGAGATCATCACCGTCGCCCGCGCCGTCTGA
- a CDS encoding FAD binding domain-containing protein, protein MQVPAPFEYERATSVDHAIGLLDRLGESARLVAGGHSLLPMMKLRLTDLEYLIDINELHGELGYVRVEEEQVRIGAMTRHRELLESEELHAVFPVFREAERVIADPVVRNRGTLGGSLCQADPSEDLSAVCGALGAVCVIRGPEGERLVTMDEFHRGPYETAVGHGEMLVEVRFPLRAGGFSTFEKVERRAGDWAVASVAAAVWLDGDTITDAGVGLAAVGPHTVRVDGITEALRGQRPSEELYTRAGEIAARSCDPATDTRGSAEYKRHLAKELTRRTLRRAVARTGKV, encoded by the coding sequence ATGCAGGTCCCAGCACCGTTCGAGTACGAACGCGCGACCAGCGTCGACCACGCGATCGGTCTGTTGGACCGCTTGGGTGAGTCCGCACGGTTGGTGGCGGGCGGCCACAGTCTGCTGCCGATGATGAAACTCCGGCTGACCGACCTGGAGTACCTGATCGACATCAACGAGCTCCACGGGGAGCTCGGGTACGTACGGGTCGAGGAGGAACAGGTCCGGATCGGAGCCATGACCCGGCACCGTGAGCTCCTGGAGTCCGAAGAGCTCCACGCGGTCTTCCCGGTCTTCCGTGAGGCCGAGCGGGTGATCGCCGATCCGGTCGTGCGCAACCGCGGCACCCTCGGCGGTTCGCTCTGCCAGGCCGACCCCTCCGAAGACCTCTCGGCGGTGTGCGGCGCCCTCGGGGCCGTGTGCGTGATCCGAGGACCCGAGGGTGAGCGTCTGGTCACCATGGACGAGTTCCATCGCGGCCCCTACGAGACGGCCGTCGGGCACGGGGAGATGCTCGTCGAAGTGCGATTCCCCTTGCGGGCCGGGGGTTTCAGCACCTTCGAGAAGGTCGAGCGCCGCGCGGGCGACTGGGCTGTGGCCTCGGTGGCCGCGGCCGTGTGGCTGGACGGCGACACCATCACCGACGCCGGGGTCGGGCTGGCCGCCGTGGGCCCGCACACCGTTCGGGTCGACGGGATCACCGAGGCCCTGCGCGGCCAGCGCCCCTCGGAGGAGTTGTACACCCGGGCAGGCGAGATCGCCGCGCGGAGCTGTGACCCCGCCACGGACACACGGGGCAGCGCCGAGTACAAGCGTCACCTCGCCAAGGAACTCACCCGACGGACGCTGCGCCGCGCCGTCGCCCGAACCGGGAAGGTCTGA